A section of the Megasphaera vaginalis (ex Bordigoni et al. 2020) genome encodes:
- the rpoB gene encoding DNA-directed RNA polymerase subunit beta, which produces MFKPVQVGKRTRYTYAKINEVLKMPHLLDLQIKSYEWFLEKGLKDIFKDISPIEDASGNLSLSFEDFKLGEPKYDIRECKARDTTYSAPLRVQIRLVNHETGEIKEQEVFMGDFPLITDTGTFIINGAERVIVSQLVRSPGVYYGREIDPMGIRLYSSTIIPNRGAWIELETDANDIVYARIDRNRKIPATVLIRALGWGTNADILDLFYDDKRLMATFEKDTTESQDEALVEIYKKLRPGEPPTVESARNLFEGLFFDARRYDMARVGRYKAGKKLGWERRLFGLTLHEPIVNAETGEVIVDAHTEIGAAEVQKIKDSGVFSGDGLVSAFVEKQDGSTYKIICNNSNLPYGHRTITREDIIANIDYLLNLMDGFGNVDDIDHLGNRRLRCVGELLQNQFRIGLTRMERVVRERMTVQDTEAITPQVLINIRPVVAAIKEFFGSSQLSQFMDQTNPLAELTHKRRLSALGPGGLSRERAGFEVRDVHHSHYGRMCPVETPEGPNIGLISSLACFGKVNEFGFIEAPYRRVDKETHVVTNDVHYITADEEEQYIIAQANEPLTEDGLFANERVACRHGEAVLEVRRDHVDFMDVSPKEVVSVGTSMIPFLENDDANRALMGANMQRQAVPLLRTQAPLVGTGMEYKAACDSGVCILAKHAGVISRVTADEIVVTADTGERDTYKLIKFMRSNQSTCINQHPLVYKGERVEAGQVLADGMATDGGELALGYNILVAYMPWEGYNYEDAVLLSEYLPKNDLYTSIHIEEYECDARDTKLGAEEITREIPNVSEDSTKNLDEQGIIMIGADVYPGDVLVGKVTPKGETELTPEERLLRAIFGDKEREVRDTSLRVPHGESGKIVDVRVFSRENNDELPPGVNHLVRVYIAQKRKIHEGDKMSGRHGNKGVVSRVMRQEDMPFLPDGTPVQIVLNPLGVPSRMNIGQILETHLGWAMHEIGLQIMNPDEKLREELKKRLGAAGYDFDTYGMPQPDQAGIHIATPVFDGASAEDVFEALRIASLPDDGKSVLYDGRTGEPMDRRVTVGYTYFLKLHHLVDDKIHARSTGPYSLVTQQPLGGKAQFGGQRFGEMEVWALEAYGAAYTLQEMLTVKSDDVVGRVKAYEKIVKGENIPEPGVPESFKVLLKELQAIGLDVQILNEDSEEVVIKELDDEDDMEPEQNDDLRHVMEGDVSVDPMAADIGETADEEAEPINNGGEDDLIAMNYDDITADGTGENEDD; this is translated from the coding sequence ATGTTCAAACCTGTGCAAGTAGGGAAACGGACTCGATACACGTACGCCAAGATCAACGAAGTCTTGAAGATGCCGCATTTGTTGGATTTGCAGATCAAATCTTACGAATGGTTCCTGGAAAAGGGACTGAAGGATATTTTTAAGGATATCTCACCGATTGAAGATGCGTCTGGTAACTTGTCGTTGTCCTTTGAAGACTTCAAATTGGGCGAACCGAAATATGACATTCGTGAGTGCAAAGCACGGGATACGACATATTCGGCACCGCTGCGCGTCCAAATTCGCCTGGTGAATCATGAAACGGGCGAAATTAAGGAACAAGAAGTGTTCATGGGCGATTTCCCGCTGATTACCGATACGGGCACGTTTATCATCAACGGCGCCGAACGTGTTATCGTCAGTCAGCTTGTCCGCTCGCCAGGTGTTTATTACGGCCGTGAAATAGACCCCATGGGTATCCGGCTTTACAGTTCCACGATTATTCCGAATCGCGGTGCCTGGATCGAATTGGAAACCGATGCCAATGATATCGTTTATGCCCGTATCGACAGGAACCGCAAGATTCCGGCGACCGTATTGATCCGCGCTCTGGGCTGGGGAACGAATGCCGATATATTGGATCTCTTTTACGATGATAAGCGGCTCATGGCGACGTTTGAGAAGGATACGACAGAGTCGCAGGATGAAGCTTTAGTGGAAATTTATAAAAAACTGCGTCCCGGAGAACCGCCGACAGTGGAAAGCGCGCGTAACCTCTTCGAAGGTCTTTTCTTCGATGCCCGCCGTTATGACATGGCCCGTGTCGGGCGCTATAAGGCCGGCAAGAAACTCGGCTGGGAACGCCGCCTGTTCGGTCTGACCTTGCATGAACCGATCGTCAATGCCGAAACCGGCGAGGTGATTGTCGATGCTCATACGGAAATTGGCGCCGCCGAAGTACAGAAAATTAAAGATAGCGGCGTTTTTTCCGGTGACGGCTTAGTTTCCGCTTTCGTTGAAAAACAGGACGGCTCGACGTATAAAATTATTTGCAACAACAGTAATTTGCCTTACGGACATCGGACGATTACCCGTGAAGATATTATCGCCAATATTGATTATCTGCTGAATTTAATGGACGGATTCGGTAACGTCGACGACATTGATCATTTAGGAAATCGTCGTCTTCGCTGCGTCGGTGAATTGTTGCAAAACCAGTTCCGCATCGGTTTGACGCGAATGGAACGCGTTGTCCGCGAACGCATGACCGTGCAGGACACGGAAGCTATTACGCCGCAGGTACTGATCAATATCCGTCCCGTCGTCGCCGCGATCAAGGAGTTTTTCGGTTCCAGCCAGCTGTCGCAGTTTATGGACCAGACCAATCCCTTGGCGGAATTGACCCATAAGCGCCGTCTCAGCGCGCTCGGGCCCGGCGGCTTATCGCGTGAACGTGCTGGCTTCGAAGTCCGTGACGTGCATCATTCGCACTACGGTCGCATGTGCCCTGTAGAAACGCCGGAAGGCCCCAATATCGGCCTGATTTCTTCTCTGGCCTGCTTTGGCAAGGTCAATGAGTTCGGCTTTATTGAAGCGCCGTACCGCCGTGTCGACAAAGAGACGCATGTGGTCACGAATGACGTGCATTACATTACGGCCGATGAAGAAGAACAATATATTATTGCGCAGGCCAACGAACCGCTGACGGAGGACGGCCTTTTTGCCAACGAACGCGTTGCCTGCCGTCACGGTGAAGCAGTTTTGGAAGTACGTCGCGATCATGTCGATTTTATGGACGTATCGCCGAAAGAAGTCGTGTCCGTCGGTACGTCGATGATTCCGTTCCTGGAAAACGATGACGCCAACCGTGCGCTCATGGGCGCGAACATGCAGCGGCAAGCTGTGCCGTTGCTGCGTACGCAGGCGCCCCTTGTCGGTACCGGTATGGAATATAAGGCGGCTTGCGATTCAGGGGTCTGCATTCTGGCTAAACATGCCGGGGTCATCAGCCGTGTTACGGCCGATGAGATTGTCGTTACTGCCGATACCGGCGAACGCGATACGTACAAGCTGATCAAATTCATGCGTTCCAACCAGAGCACGTGTATTAATCAGCATCCGTTGGTCTATAAAGGGGAACGCGTTGAAGCCGGTCAGGTCCTTGCCGACGGCATGGCGACTGATGGCGGCGAATTGGCGCTCGGTTATAACATTCTCGTCGCGTATATGCCTTGGGAAGGGTATAATTATGAAGATGCCGTTCTGCTCAGCGAATATTTGCCGAAAAATGACTTGTATACGTCCATTCATATTGAAGAATACGAATGTGATGCCCGCGATACCAAATTAGGCGCCGAAGAAATTACCCGCGAAATTCCGAATGTCAGTGAAGACAGCACAAAAAATCTTGACGAACAGGGGATCATCATGATCGGTGCCGATGTGTACCCCGGTGATGTTCTCGTCGGAAAGGTAACGCCGAAAGGGGAGACGGAACTGACACCGGAAGAACGGCTTTTGCGGGCTATTTTCGGTGATAAAGAACGGGAAGTCCGCGACACGTCGCTCCGTGTGCCGCACGGTGAATCGGGCAAGATCGTCGACGTTCGCGTCTTTTCTCGTGAAAACAACGACGAACTGCCGCCGGGAGTTAATCACCTGGTCCGCGTCTACATTGCACAGAAGCGGAAGATTCATGAAGGTGACAAAATGTCGGGCCGCCATGGCAATAAAGGCGTTGTATCCCGTGTTATGCGGCAAGAAGACATGCCGTTTTTGCCGGACGGCACACCGGTTCAGATCGTCTTGAACCCTTTGGGCGTACCGTCTCGTATGAATATCGGGCAGATCCTGGAGACGCATCTGGGATGGGCTATGCACGAAATCGGCCTGCAGATCATGAACCCCGATGAAAAGCTTCGGGAAGAATTGAAAAAACGACTCGGCGCGGCCGGCTATGACTTCGACACTTACGGTATGCCGCAGCCGGATCAGGCAGGGATTCACATTGCCACGCCTGTATTTGACGGCGCCAGTGCGGAAGATGTCTTTGAAGCGCTGCGCATTGCCAGCCTTCCTGATGACGGTAAATCCGTGCTTTATGACGGCCGCACGGGAGAACCGATGGATCGTCGCGTTACCGTCGGCTACACGTACTTCCTGAAGCTGCATCATCTTGTCGACGATAAGATCCACGCCCGTTCGACAGGTCCGTACTCCCTGGTCACGCAGCAGCCTCTTGGGGGCAAGGCGCAATTCGGCGGCCAGCGTTTCGGGGAAATGGAAGTTTGGGCGCTGGAAGCGTACGGCGCAGCGTATACATTACAGGAAATGTTGACCGTGAAATCTGACGATGTTGTCGGTCGTGTCAAGGCCTATGAAAAGATTGTTAAAGGTGAAAATATACCGGAACCTGGCGTCCCTGAATCCTTTAAGGTCCTCCTCAAAGAATTGCAGGCCATCGGCTTGGACGTGCAAATTCTTAATGAAGACAGTGAAGAAGTCGTTATTAAGGAATTGGACGATGAAGATGATATGGAACCGGAACAGAATGATGACCTGCGTCATGTCATGGAAGGGGATGTCAGTGTCGATCCGATGGCTGCCGACATCGGAGAAACTGCCGATGAAGAGGCGGAACCGATCAATAACGGCGGCGAAGATGATTTGATCGCCATGAACTACGATGATATCACTGCTGACGGAACCGGTGAGAATGAAGATGACTAA
- the tyrS gene encoding tyrosine--tRNA ligase, with protein MNIIDELAWRGAVNQMSDEEGLRQLTEEKSVSLYCGVDPTGDSMHIGHLIPFMMLKRFQLAGHHPYIVLGVGTGAIGDPSGRKTERQLQSLEKIQANGEKLKAQFIHLFGEDSNISIVNNYDWLSKIDLLGFLRDYGKLFSVNVMLSKEVVASRLEAGISFTEFTYQILQSVDFDHLFTANDVQLQIGGADQWGNITAGIDMIRRIHGPEAKAFALTIPLMLKADGTKFGKTAGGAIWLDPEKTSPFEFYQFWLNQDDADVVKYLKYFTFLSKEEIDSLAAAVEKEPEKRLAQRRLAEEVTTFVHSAAALKEAQHITEALYHGSIADLSCGELEQAFGKMPTVTVSADEKNVVDWLVDSAICKSKRQAREDVQNGAITINGNKITSLDETVAPHKNSDGKFVIVRKGKKNYTLARIE; from the coding sequence ATGAATATTATTGATGAATTGGCTTGGCGCGGCGCGGTCAACCAGATGAGCGACGAAGAAGGGTTACGGCAATTGACGGAGGAAAAAAGCGTTTCACTGTATTGCGGTGTTGACCCGACCGGCGACAGCATGCATATCGGTCACTTGATTCCTTTTATGATGCTGAAGCGGTTTCAGCTGGCCGGTCATCATCCGTATATCGTCTTAGGTGTCGGGACAGGGGCGATCGGCGATCCCAGCGGCAGAAAGACGGAACGGCAGCTGCAGAGCTTGGAAAAGATTCAAGCAAACGGCGAAAAATTGAAGGCTCAGTTCATTCATCTGTTCGGCGAAGATTCCAATATATCTATCGTCAATAACTACGACTGGCTCTCGAAAATCGATCTCCTCGGTTTTCTGCGCGATTACGGCAAACTTTTCAGCGTCAATGTCATGCTCTCGAAGGAAGTCGTAGCCAGCCGTTTGGAAGCGGGTATCTCCTTTACGGAATTCACCTATCAGATCTTGCAGTCCGTCGACTTTGATCATCTCTTTACGGCCAATGATGTACAGCTGCAGATCGGCGGCGCCGATCAGTGGGGCAATATTACGGCCGGTATCGATATGATCCGCCGCATTCACGGGCCGGAAGCCAAGGCCTTTGCCTTGACGATCCCGCTGATGCTGAAAGCGGACGGCACGAAATTCGGCAAGACGGCAGGCGGAGCGATTTGGCTCGATCCGGAAAAGACGTCGCCCTTCGAATTTTATCAATTCTGGCTGAACCAGGATGACGCCGACGTTGTGAAATACTTGAAATACTTTACCTTCCTGTCGAAAGAAGAAATCGACAGCTTGGCGGCGGCCGTTGAAAAGGAACCGGAAAAGCGGTTGGCGCAGCGCCGTCTGGCGGAAGAGGTAACGACCTTCGTTCACAGTGCGGCAGCACTGAAAGAAGCGCAGCATATTACGGAAGCGCTCTACCACGGCAGCATTGCCGATCTGTCTTGCGGCGAACTGGAACAGGCCTTCGGCAAGATGCCGACTGTCACTGTCAGTGCCGATGAAAAGAACGTTGTCGACTGGCTTGTCGATTCAGCCATTTGTAAATCGAAACGACAGGCCCGCGAAGATGTGCAGAATGGGGCGATTACGATTAACGGCAACAAAATCACGTCCCTTGACGAAACCGTCGCGCCTCATAAGAATTCGGACGGCAAATTCGTTATCGTTCGTAAAGGAAAGAAAAACTATACGTTGGCACGAATTGAATAA
- a CDS encoding GDSL-type esterase/lipase family protein: MDLLCLGDSLTYGYPGVPADSWPALVARHLGLTVANRGVCGETTQDIRLRLPAALAELPGAVFLMGGSNDVLQDIALTETEKHMLAMIDMVQARALPLIVGIPPLTLAESVYFGWQAPAAVAAHQAALTAYGRWIKEEGGRRGLGIVDFAAVLAGSKGLYADGVHPNQRGYAAFAAAAIPVIADLTRREKGRRLRSDRVNHCVE, translated from the coding sequence ATGGATCTTCTATGTCTTGGCGACAGTCTGACCTACGGCTATCCCGGAGTACCGGCTGACAGTTGGCCGGCTCTGGTTGCACGGCATTTGGGTCTGACTGTCGCCAACCGCGGTGTCTGCGGCGAAACGACGCAGGATATTCGACTGCGACTTCCGGCTGCATTGGCAGAACTGCCTGGCGCCGTTTTTCTGATGGGCGGTTCCAACGATGTGTTGCAGGATATTGCTTTGACAGAGACAGAAAAACATATGCTGGCCATGATAGACATGGTGCAGGCCAGGGCATTGCCGCTTATCGTCGGGATTCCGCCGCTGACTTTGGCGGAAAGCGTTTACTTCGGCTGGCAAGCGCCGGCAGCCGTTGCGGCTCATCAGGCGGCGCTGACTGCATATGGTCGGTGGATCAAAGAAGAAGGCGGCAGACGGGGCTTGGGAATCGTTGATTTTGCCGCCGTGTTAGCAGGCAGCAAGGGATTGTACGCCGATGGTGTGCATCCCAATCAACGGGGATATGCAGCCTTTGCGGCGGCCGCCATTCCCGTTATTGCCGACCTCACAAGAAGAGAAAAGGGACGTCGGCTGCGTTCTGACCGCGTTAACCATTGCGTTGAATAA
- a CDS encoding tryptophan transporter yields the protein MKKVENIAALEFHHRQGGQFRWITITTLMLAIGTILHLVSPSVAGITPNWTIATYCVAICLTKPSYKQAVGIGLVAALVNVLTSKSGFPYGNLISEPIGAVACAVVVKNFSFIKFKGHSCLPVLTGFIATCLSGGAFVTILKFVMNLPTVVYLTGMLPLVAVIGLLNAVVTPLMYFPALRLFVSRGYLDSLEERTVTSDHSEYDLQPASDALLSVEHLTYIYNKRKKPVLQDVSLTVQKGDFLVLTGESGSGKSSLCMALTGAIPHYFGGVMKGMVYVKGKATTQTTISELAGSVGTMLDDYDSQLVSMTVEEEIAFSLENKGEAPEKIEAAITESLAKVGLSDYRKRLLTNLSGGQRQRLVIAGVLATNPEILIFDEPTSALDPEGTHAFYELIHDLNATYGHTVIVVEHTLEAVLPYANRLALLHEGKLLCDGDLETTLRYMYEHDVYKRAIPQVFACQRDLEKAGYRMPSTWLSTEAALQDLKQYA from the coding sequence GTGAAAAAGGTAGAGAATATTGCTGCTTTGGAATTTCATCACCGGCAGGGAGGGCAATTTCGCTGGATCACGATCACGACTTTGATGCTGGCCATCGGCACGATCCTTCATCTCGTATCTCCCAGTGTGGCCGGCATTACGCCGAACTGGACGATCGCAACGTATTGCGTTGCCATTTGTCTGACCAAGCCGTCATACAAACAGGCCGTCGGCATCGGCCTTGTTGCCGCGCTCGTCAATGTCCTGACCTCGAAATCGGGATTTCCTTACGGCAATCTGATCAGTGAACCGATAGGGGCGGTGGCTTGTGCCGTTGTTGTCAAAAATTTTTCGTTCATTAAATTTAAGGGCCATTCCTGTTTGCCTGTGCTGACCGGGTTCATTGCCACCTGTCTCAGCGGCGGCGCTTTTGTCACAATACTGAAATTCGTCATGAACCTGCCGACTGTCGTATATCTCACGGGGATGCTTCCGCTAGTGGCTGTTATCGGTCTTCTAAATGCTGTCGTCACGCCGCTTATGTACTTTCCGGCGTTGCGGCTGTTCGTTTCCCGCGGTTATTTGGATTCTCTTGAAGAGCGGACGGTCACGTCCGATCACAGCGAGTATGACTTGCAGCCCGCTTCGGATGCCTTGCTGTCTGTTGAACATTTGACGTATATTTATAATAAGCGGAAGAAGCCTGTGCTGCAGGACGTGAGCCTGACAGTACAAAAAGGCGACTTTCTCGTCCTTACCGGGGAGAGCGGCAGCGGCAAAAGTTCGCTCTGCATGGCCCTTACCGGCGCAATACCGCACTATTTCGGCGGTGTCATGAAAGGGATGGTCTATGTAAAAGGAAAAGCGACGACACAGACGACGATTTCCGAATTGGCAGGCAGCGTCGGCACGATGCTCGACGATTATGACAGCCAGCTCGTTTCCATGACTGTCGAGGAAGAAATTGCCTTCAGTCTGGAGAATAAAGGGGAAGCGCCGGAAAAAATCGAAGCGGCTATTACGGAATCGCTGGCTAAAGTGGGACTCAGTGATTATCGCAAGCGCCTGCTGACGAATCTTTCCGGCGGTCAGCGGCAGCGTCTCGTTATTGCCGGCGTGTTGGCGACGAATCCGGAAATACTCATCTTTGATGAACCGACGTCGGCGTTGGATCCGGAAGGAACGCATGCTTTCTATGAACTGATCCACGATTTGAACGCAACGTACGGGCATACGGTCATCGTCGTCGAGCATACGTTGGAAGCGGTTTTGCCGTATGCCAATCGATTGGCTCTTCTGCACGAAGGAAAGCTTCTTTGTGACGGCGATTTGGAAACGACCTTGCGGTACATGTATGAGCACGACGTTTATAAACGTGCGATTCCCCAAGTCTTTGCCTGTCAGCGTGATCTGGAAAAGGCCGGTTATCGGATGCCGTCTACCTGGCTTTCTACGGAAGCGGCGCTGCAGGATCTGAAACAGTATGCATAG
- a CDS encoding energy-coupling factor transporter transmembrane component T has product MKKLVPLTKLTGTLAFSFWALVLYQPLPLVILVLVEVAILASCGTFGRNGKALFSLCIFAVFLGLVQLLGGGSVTSAYVTGLRMLAMTVVFIILLTTTRLQDLTAALVKQIRIPYEYAFMFTAALRFVPDFIAESKAVQEAQACRGLSTKGNIFKKLKNYMSVIQPLMLKSLGRSETMALSLELRAFGSSEHSFVANVKPKGTDRLLILGMIVISIILVYSRINGLMA; this is encoded by the coding sequence TTGAAAAAATTGGTGCCTTTGACGAAATTAACGGGGACGCTGGCATTTTCATTCTGGGCTTTAGTCCTGTATCAGCCGCTGCCGCTGGTCATTCTGGTGCTCGTTGAAGTGGCGATATTGGCGAGCTGCGGTACTTTCGGCCGTAATGGCAAAGCATTGTTCAGTCTTTGTATCTTTGCCGTGTTTCTCGGTCTCGTGCAGCTTCTTGGCGGCGGTTCCGTTACCTCCGCGTACGTTACGGGGCTGCGCATGCTGGCGATGACCGTCGTCTTTATTATCTTGTTGACAACGACGCGCTTGCAGGATTTGACGGCGGCGCTGGTCAAGCAGATCAGAATCCCCTATGAATATGCTTTTATGTTTACGGCCGCGCTGCGTTTCGTGCCCGATTTCATTGCCGAAAGCAAGGCGGTGCAGGAGGCGCAGGCCTGTCGCGGCTTATCTACCAAGGGGAATATTTTTAAAAAGTTGAAAAACTATATGTCCGTCATTCAGCCGCTCATGCTGAAATCGCTGGGGCGGTCGGAAACGATGGCGCTCAGTTTGGAACTGCGGGCGTTTGGCAGCAGTGAACACAGCTTTGTGGCCAATGTCAAGCCGAAGGGAACCGACCGGTTGTTGATTCTTGGCATGATCGTCATCAGCATTATATTGGTATACAGCCGCATCAACGGCCTTATGGCGTAA